A DNA window from Maribellus comscasis contains the following coding sequences:
- the uvrC gene encoding excinuclease ABC subunit UvrC, whose amino-acid sequence MKSLIAVLPNRPGIYQFLDNTNKIIYIGKAKNLKKRVSSYFSKSHEHRKTVLLVRNIVDIKHMVVETEQDALLLENNLIKKYQPRYNIRLKDDKSYPWICVKNEPFPRVFKTRNLVKDGSKYFGPYTSIYTVRTLLELFKSEYKLRTCNYQLSRDNIASRKFKVCLEYHIGNCYGPCEGFYPEEKYNEGINDIINILKGNVSGVVSHLEGMMEKMSEKLDFEEALKIKEKYDSLKRYQSRSTVVSPNITDVDVFSIEEDEKFAFINYLKIIKGAIIQTFTLEIKKSLDESSKDLLLAGIVDIRQKIFSNAREILVPYKLDDVLDEVKFVIPKRGEKKSLLELSQRNAKYYRLEKDKQTFLKNPKVREERILNTIQKDLQLSDPPKRIECFDNSNLQGSYPVAACVVFVNGKPYKKDYRHFNIKTVEGPNDYASMEEVVYRRYKRQIEEGNELPQLVVIDGGKGQLSSAVLALDKLNLRGKITIIGIAKRLEEIYFPGDSVPIYINKNSETLKVIQYLRDEAHRFGITFHRNKRSGDFVTSELNSIAGIGEKTAQKLLNDFKSVKHIKGLEKKLLVESVGKAKAEIVYQYFHK is encoded by the coding sequence TTGAAATCCTTAATTGCGGTTTTACCCAACCGACCCGGGATATATCAGTTTCTTGATAATACGAATAAGATTATTTATATAGGAAAAGCGAAAAATCTTAAAAAGAGAGTATCCTCTTATTTTTCCAAAAGTCACGAGCACAGGAAGACTGTTTTGTTGGTGAGGAATATAGTTGATATAAAACATATGGTTGTAGAAACAGAACAGGATGCTTTACTTTTAGAAAATAATCTTATAAAAAAGTATCAGCCCAGGTATAATATTAGGCTTAAAGACGACAAAAGTTATCCCTGGATTTGTGTGAAAAATGAGCCATTTCCGCGTGTGTTTAAAACCAGAAATTTGGTTAAGGATGGTTCTAAATATTTTGGTCCTTATACTTCAATATATACGGTTAGGACTCTTTTGGAGCTTTTTAAATCAGAATATAAATTGAGGACTTGTAATTACCAATTAAGTCGGGATAATATTGCTAGTCGTAAATTTAAAGTTTGTCTCGAATACCACATTGGTAATTGTTATGGACCTTGCGAGGGGTTTTACCCTGAAGAAAAATATAATGAAGGTATTAACGATATAATCAATATTTTGAAAGGAAATGTTTCCGGTGTTGTTTCTCATTTAGAAGGAATGATGGAAAAAATGTCGGAGAAACTGGATTTTGAAGAAGCTTTAAAAATAAAGGAGAAATACGATTCTTTAAAGCGTTATCAGAGCCGGTCCACTGTTGTATCGCCTAACATTACTGATGTTGACGTGTTTTCAATAGAGGAGGATGAAAAATTTGCTTTTATTAATTATTTAAAAATTATCAAAGGAGCAATAATTCAAACTTTTACGCTTGAGATAAAGAAAAGCCTGGATGAGTCGTCGAAAGATCTGTTATTAGCTGGAATTGTGGATATTAGACAAAAAATATTCAGTAATGCCAGAGAAATTTTAGTCCCATATAAGCTGGATGATGTTTTGGATGAAGTGAAATTTGTTATTCCAAAAAGAGGGGAAAAAAAGAGTTTGTTGGAATTGTCTCAACGCAATGCAAAATATTATCGGTTAGAGAAGGATAAACAAACATTTTTAAAAAATCCTAAGGTACGAGAAGAACGTATTTTGAATACGATACAGAAGGATTTGCAATTATCAGATCCTCCAAAAAGGATAGAATGCTTTGATAATAGTAATTTGCAGGGGTCCTACCCAGTAGCTGCTTGTGTGGTTTTTGTAAATGGAAAGCCGTATAAAAAAGATTACCGGCATTTTAATATAAAAACTGTAGAAGGGCCAAATGATTATGCTTCTATGGAGGAGGTCGTTTACAGAAGGTATAAAAGGCAAATAGAAGAAGGGAATGAATTACCGCAGTTGGTTGTTATAGATGGAGGTAAAGGTCAGTTAAGCTCAGCTGTTTTAGCACTTGATAAGCTAAACTTAAGAGGAAAAATTACAATTATTGGTATTGCTAAACGACTGGAAGAAATTTATTTTCCGGGTGATTCAGTACCTATTTATATCAATAAAAATTCAGAAACATTAAAGGTTATTCAGTATTTGCGTGATGAAGCTCACCGGTTTGGAATTACATTTCATAGAAATAAGAGATCAGGTGATTTTGTCACATCTGAGTTAAATTCGATTGCCGGAATAGGTGAGAAAACAGCCCAAAAGTTACTTAATGATTTTAAGTCTGTTAAGCATATCAAAGGCTTGGAAAAGAAACTGTTGGTAGAGTCAGTAGGAAAAGCTAAAGCTGAAATTGTTTATCAGTATTTTCACAAATGA
- the mnmA gene encoding tRNA 2-thiouridine(34) synthase MnmA: MNKGRVLLGMSGGVDSSVAAMMLQNDGFEVVGLTFIFSELKGQNEIAVREAGKLAEEIGIKHFVCDLRSDFTKAIVNYFTQEYQNGRTPFPCAICNPELKFKNLLKNAEIYHCNYIATGHYARIKKHNGRQYIFEGTDTNKDQSFFLWGLGEDVLNKLILPLGGLNKTQTRTYANRLGFSYLSRKKDSLGICFIEENNYRKFLKSKGLESKPGYFVDIGGKVLGRHSGILNYTIGQRRGLGINANKPMFVSGISAATNEIVLSDYEDLYKNRILVSNMKCIDIQEFDKDRVFTVRIRYRLQNTPCKVELLQKGQAIIYLLEPVAMVANGQTAVFYDGDRVVGGGFIESSE; this comes from the coding sequence ATGAATAAGGGGCGCGTGTTATTGGGAATGAGTGGTGGTGTGGATAGCTCAGTTGCAGCTATGATGTTGCAGAACGATGGTTTTGAAGTTGTTGGTTTGACATTTATTTTTTCAGAACTAAAAGGACAAAATGAAATTGCAGTTAGGGAAGCGGGGAAACTTGCCGAAGAAATTGGAATAAAACATTTTGTTTGTGACCTTCGATCCGATTTTACAAAGGCGATTGTCAATTATTTTACTCAGGAATATCAGAATGGTAGAACCCCTTTTCCCTGTGCAATATGTAATCCTGAACTTAAGTTTAAGAATTTGTTGAAGAATGCTGAAATTTACCATTGTAATTATATCGCGACCGGACACTACGCAAGAATCAAAAAACATAACGGAAGGCAGTATATTTTTGAAGGTACAGATACTAACAAGGATCAGTCTTTCTTTTTGTGGGGCTTAGGTGAAGATGTTTTAAATAAGCTTATTTTACCTCTTGGCGGACTTAATAAGACACAGACCAGAACTTATGCTAATAGGCTGGGATTTAGTTATTTATCTCGAAAAAAGGACAGTTTGGGTATCTGTTTTATAGAAGAAAACAATTATAGAAAATTTTTGAAGTCAAAAGGCTTAGAGTCTAAACCTGGTTATTTTGTGGACATAGGAGGAAAAGTATTAGGGAGGCACTCCGGGATACTAAATTATACAATAGGGCAGCGAAGAGGACTTGGTATTAATGCGAACAAACCAATGTTTGTTTCCGGTATTTCGGCCGCCACTAATGAAATTGTTCTTTCTGATTATGAAGATTTATATAAAAATAGGATACTTGTAAGTAATATGAAATGCATTGATATTCAGGAGTTTGACAAGGATAGAGTTTTCACTGTAAGAATTCGGTATCGGCTACAGAATACTCCGTGTAAAGTAGAGTTGCTTCAGAAAGGCCAGGCAATAATTTATCTGTTGGAACCGGTTGCAATGGTTGCAAACGGACAGACCGCGGTTTTTTATGATGGAGACAGAGTGGTTGGAGGCGGTTTTATTGAAAGTTCCGAGTAG